The Corallococcus silvisoli genomic interval GCCCTCTGCCCACGGGCACCCCCGAAGCTCCCACGCCCACCCCTTCCCCGGAACCCACCCATGAACACCACGACCACTGACGACCCCCAGGGCGCCCCCGAGGACACGCGGTCCGAAGAGCCCCGAACCGGCCCGGACGTTCCCGCCCTCACGCGCCGGAGCCTGCTCGCGCGCACGGGCGCCACGCTGGCGACAGGCGCCCTGCTGATGCACGGCCGCGACGCGCGGGCCCAACCCGCCGCGCCTGGCGCGAAGCAGGCGCACCTGCCGCCAGGACGAGAGGGGCGCGACTACCGGCCCGTCGTCGTGCCCAACGGGGCGAAGCTGCCCTGGCGGGACGTGGGCGGCGTGAAGGTGTTCCACCTGGTGGCGCAGGAGGTGGAGCACGAATTCGCGCCCGGCCTCAAGGCCACGTGCTGGGGCTACAACGGACACGTGCATGGGCCCACCATCGAGGTGGTGGAGGGCGACCGCGTCCGCTTCTACGTCACCAACAAGCTGCCCGCGCACACCACGGTGCACTGGCACGGCGTCCTGCTCCCCAGCGGCATGGATGGCGTGGGGGGCCTGAACCAGAAGGCCATCGCGCCGGGGGAGACGTACCGCTACGAGTTCACGGTGCGCCAGTCCGGCACGTGCATGTATCACTCGCACCACGACGAGATGACGCAGATGGCGCTGGGCATGGTGGGCATGTTCATCATCCACCCGCGCAAGCCGGTGGGACCGCGCGTGGACCGGGACTTCGCCATCATGCTGCACGAGTGGCGCATCGACCCGGGCGCGCGGCGCCCGGACCCCAACGAGATGACGGACTTCAACATCCTGACGATGAACGCGAAGGCGTTCCCCGGCACGGCTCCGCTCGTCGTGCGCCAGGGCGAGCGGGTGCGGATCCGGTTCGGCAACCTGAGCGCGATGGATCACCACCCCATCCACCTGCACGGCTTCCAGTTCCGCATCACCGAGACGGACGGAGGCCGCATCCCGGACAACGCGCAGTGGCCGGAGACGACGGTGCTGGTGCCCACCGGGAGCACGCGCACCATCGAGTTCGTCGCGGACGAGCCTGGCGACTGGGCCATGCACTGTCACATGACCCACCACGTGATGAACCAGATGGGCCACGATCTGCCGAACATGATCGGCGTGAAGCCCGACGGCCTGGACGCGAAGGTGCGCCCGCTGCTCCCGGGATACATGACGATGGGGCAGACGGGCATGGGGGACATGGGCGGCATGCACCACATGCCCGTGCCCGCGAACTCCATCCCCATGGTGGGGGGCAAGGGCCCCTACGACGACATCACCATGGGCGGCATGTTCACGCTGCTCAAGGTCCGCGCGAAGCTGGACGGCGAAGGCGATCCGGGCTGGTACACCCCACCGCCGGGAACGCAGGCACAGCTGGCCCAGGCGGACGAGCTTCGCCGCGACGGCATCGACGTCTGAGCGTGGCCGGCAGGGGGCGTGTCTGTCCTCGCCTCGCCCCACGAGCGAAGCAGGCACGGGGGGAAGAGCCTCCGTGCGAAGCAGCCCTGGGGCTCACGGCCGTTGCACTCGGGCCGGAGAAGTCCCATGGGCCTTTCGGCGGGCGTCTGACAAGGGGCTGACATGGAGGAGGTTCCTTCCTGCATGATTCCCTACTTCTTCGCCGCGCACTGGTCCCTCAGCGTCCTCAGTCAGAGCCTCTTCCAGCACCGCTACGCCGCGCACCGGATGTTCACGATGGGGCCGCGCACCGAGCGGGCGATGCACCTGTCGACCGCCTTGATTCAAGGCTCGAGCTATCTGGACCCGCGCGCCTACGCCATCCTGCACCGGGAACACCACGCGTACGCGGACACGGAACGCGATCCGCATTCCCCCGCGCATCAGAAGAACCCGCTGCGGATGATGCTCGAGACCGCGCGCCGCTACACGGGCCTGCTCGCCCGGCGAATCCCCTCCGAAAAGCGCTTCCTCGGCGGTCATCCGGAGTGGCCCGCGGTGGATCGCCTCTTCAGTCGCTGGCCCATGCGCGTCGCCTTCGGCGCCGCCTACGCGCTGTTCTACCGGCGCTTCGCGACGCGTCCCTGGCATTGGGCGCTCATGCCCTTGCATCTCGTGATGGGGCCGGTGCACGGCGCCATCGTCAACTGGTGCGGCCACCGGTATGGCTACCGCAACTTCGCGAGCCGCGACGACTCCCGAAACACCCTGCCGTTCGACGTGCTGTGCATGGGCGAGCTGTTCCAGAACAACCACCACGCCCGGCCGGCGAGCCCCGACTTCGCGGCACGACGCTTCGAGCTGGATCCCACATGGCAGGTGATGCGGCTGCTCGCCCGCCTGAAGCTCATCCGCCTGACGAACGTGCCGCAGGGTGAGCACGCGAAGGACCGCCCCGCCCTGGCGCGGGAAACCCAGAGCCCGCCGCTGACAGCATCCCCATCCTTGTGAGTGGAAGGGAGGCGGCACATGCGATTTTCGGAAGCCGTCGTCCA includes:
- a CDS encoding multicopper oxidase family protein — translated: MNTTTTDDPQGAPEDTRSEEPRTGPDVPALTRRSLLARTGATLATGALLMHGRDARAQPAAPGAKQAHLPPGREGRDYRPVVVPNGAKLPWRDVGGVKVFHLVAQEVEHEFAPGLKATCWGYNGHVHGPTIEVVEGDRVRFYVTNKLPAHTTVHWHGVLLPSGMDGVGGLNQKAIAPGETYRYEFTVRQSGTCMYHSHHDEMTQMALGMVGMFIIHPRKPVGPRVDRDFAIMLHEWRIDPGARRPDPNEMTDFNILTMNAKAFPGTAPLVVRQGERVRIRFGNLSAMDHHPIHLHGFQFRITETDGGRIPDNAQWPETTVLVPTGSTRTIEFVADEPGDWAMHCHMTHHVMNQMGHDLPNMIGVKPDGLDAKVRPLLPGYMTMGQTGMGDMGGMHHMPVPANSIPMVGGKGPYDDITMGGMFTLLKVRAKLDGEGDPGWYTPPPGTQAQLAQADELRRDGIDV
- a CDS encoding acyl-CoA desaturase, with the protein product MIPYFFAAHWSLSVLSQSLFQHRYAAHRMFTMGPRTERAMHLSTALIQGSSYLDPRAYAILHREHHAYADTERDPHSPAHQKNPLRMMLETARRYTGLLARRIPSEKRFLGGHPEWPAVDRLFSRWPMRVAFGAAYALFYRRFATRPWHWALMPLHLVMGPVHGAIVNWCGHRYGYRNFASRDDSRNTLPFDVLCMGELFQNNHHARPASPDFAARRFELDPTWQVMRLLARLKLIRLTNVPQGEHAKDRPALARETQSPPLTASPSL